The following are from one region of the Myotis daubentonii chromosome 2, mMyoDau2.1, whole genome shotgun sequence genome:
- the LOC132225828 gene encoding NADH-cytochrome b5 reductase 3 isoform X1, translated as MGAQLSTLGHVVLSPVWFLYNLLMKLFQRSTPAITLESPDIKYPLRLIDKEIINHDTRRFRFALPSPQHVLGLPVGQHIYLSARIDGNLVIRPYTPVSSDDDKGFVDLVIKVYFKDTHPKFPSGGKMSQYLEGMKIGDTIEFRGPNGLLVYQGKGKFAIRPDKKSNPVIKTVKSVGMIAGGTGITPMLQVIRAIMKDPDDHTVCHLLFANQTEKDILLRPELEELRNEHSARFKLWFTVDKAPEVWDYSEGFVNEEMIRDHLPPPEEEPLVLMCGPPPMIQYACLPNLDRVGHPKERLFTF; from the exons TTGGGCCACGTGGTCCTCTCCCCAGTCTGGTTCCTCTACAACCTGCTCATGAAGCTGTTCCAGCGCTCCACCCCGGCCATCACCCTCGAGAGCCCGGACATCAAGTACCCGCTGCGGCTCATTGACAAGGAG ATCATCAACCATGACACCCGGCGGTTCCGCTTTGCCCTGCCGTCACCCCAGCATGTCCTGGGCCTCCCTGTTG GCCAGCACATCTACCTCTCGGCCCGGATCGATGGAAACCTGGTCATTCGGCCCTACACGCCCGTCTCCAGTGACGACGACAAGGGCTTCGTGGACCTGGTCATCAAG GTTTACTTCAAAGACACCCACCCCAAGTTCCCCAGCGGAGGGAAGATGTCCCAGTACCTGGAAGGCATGAAAATCGGGGACACCATCGAGTTCCGGGGCCCGAACGGGCTGCTGGTCTACCAGGGCAAAG gaAAGTTCGCCATCCGCCCGGACAAGAAATCCAACCCAGTCATCAAGACGGTGAAGTCCGTGGGCATGATCGCGGGCGGGACAG GCATCACCCCGATGCTGCAGGTGATTCGCGCCATCATGAAGGACCCGGATGACCACACCGTGTGCCACCTGCTCTTTGCCAACCAG ACCGAGAAGGACATCTTGCTCCGGCCGGAGCTGGAGGAGCTGAGGAACGAGCACTCGGCGCGCTTCAAGCTCTGGTTCACGGTGGACAAAGCCCCCGAGG tttGGGACTACAGCGAGGGCTTCGTGAACGAAGAGATGATCCGGGACCACCTCCCGCCGCCAGAGGAGGAGCCGCTGGTACTGATGTGCGGGCCGCCGCCCATGATCCAGTACGCCTGCCTGCCCAACCTGGACCGCGTGGGCCACCCCAAGGAGCGCCTCTTCACCTTCTGA
- the LOC132225828 gene encoding NADH-cytochrome b5 reductase 3 isoform X2 — protein sequence MKLFQRSTPAITLESPDIKYPLRLIDKEIINHDTRRFRFALPSPQHVLGLPVGQHIYLSARIDGNLVIRPYTPVSSDDDKGFVDLVIKVYFKDTHPKFPSGGKMSQYLEGMKIGDTIEFRGPNGLLVYQGKGKFAIRPDKKSNPVIKTVKSVGMIAGGTGITPMLQVIRAIMKDPDDHTVCHLLFANQTEKDILLRPELEELRNEHSARFKLWFTVDKAPEVWDYSEGFVNEEMIRDHLPPPEEEPLVLMCGPPPMIQYACLPNLDRVGHPKERLFTF from the exons ATGAAGCTGTTCCAGCGCTCCACCCCGGCCATCACCCTCGAGAGCCCGGACATCAAGTACCCGCTGCGGCTCATTGACAAGGAG ATCATCAACCATGACACCCGGCGGTTCCGCTTTGCCCTGCCGTCACCCCAGCATGTCCTGGGCCTCCCTGTTG GCCAGCACATCTACCTCTCGGCCCGGATCGATGGAAACCTGGTCATTCGGCCCTACACGCCCGTCTCCAGTGACGACGACAAGGGCTTCGTGGACCTGGTCATCAAG GTTTACTTCAAAGACACCCACCCCAAGTTCCCCAGCGGAGGGAAGATGTCCCAGTACCTGGAAGGCATGAAAATCGGGGACACCATCGAGTTCCGGGGCCCGAACGGGCTGCTGGTCTACCAGGGCAAAG gaAAGTTCGCCATCCGCCCGGACAAGAAATCCAACCCAGTCATCAAGACGGTGAAGTCCGTGGGCATGATCGCGGGCGGGACAG GCATCACCCCGATGCTGCAGGTGATTCGCGCCATCATGAAGGACCCGGATGACCACACCGTGTGCCACCTGCTCTTTGCCAACCAG ACCGAGAAGGACATCTTGCTCCGGCCGGAGCTGGAGGAGCTGAGGAACGAGCACTCGGCGCGCTTCAAGCTCTGGTTCACGGTGGACAAAGCCCCCGAGG tttGGGACTACAGCGAGGGCTTCGTGAACGAAGAGATGATCCGGGACCACCTCCCGCCGCCAGAGGAGGAGCCGCTGGTACTGATGTGCGGGCCGCCGCCCATGATCCAGTACGCCTGCCTGCCCAACCTGGACCGCGTGGGCCACCCCAAGGAGCGCCTCTTCACCTTCTGA